One Vespa crabro chromosome 1, iyVesCrab1.2, whole genome shotgun sequence genomic region harbors:
- the LOC124429051 gene encoding 40S ribosomal protein S25 isoform X2, translating to MPPKKDTKGSSKQPQKTQKKKEGGSGGKAKKKKWSKGKVRDKLNNQVLFDRGTYDKLLREVPQYKLITPSIVSERLKIRGSLARRALIELQQKGLIKQVVQHHAQLIYTRTTKGDDPAT from the exons ATG CCGCCTAAAAAGGATACAAAGGGATCTTCCAAGCAACCCCAAAagacccaaaaaaaaaaggaaggtggATCTGGAGGAAAAGCTAAGAAGAAG AAGTGGTCCAAAGGTAAAGTGAGAGACAAATTAAACAACCAAGTGTTGTTTGATAGAGGGACATATGACAAATTGCTGAGAGAAGTTCCTCAATACAAATTGATAACACCTTCAATCGTCAGTGAAAGGCTGAAAATTAGAGGATCTCTTGCTAGAAGGGCATTGATCGAGCTACAACAGAAAGGTTTGATCAAACAAGTAGTTCAGCATCATGCTCAACTGATTTATACTAGAACTACGAAGGGAGATGATCCAGCGACATAA
- the LOC124432722 gene encoding tetratricopeptide repeat protein 7B isoform X2, which translates to MVGLCLERLPPNSKSKFRIAEWQVEMIKCFVIAGDLTLVYLQEQDKIAMQQQNGSVTVNSNNIGLYTTQTSVCATKQIGPILETALQRSPLLYLQTGDVQTAISRYREILSAVETTATQNLRVKMTKQLAEVLLRKICSADYNLPGGVIDTTDSPWKPKRYVGLNMFLPKNEYEELILLLLISEAMAVRDAVLSQSPEFKEARIQAFENATNIYDLLTIIVVRWNQVELLHESFERAMKFSHEEAHTWTQYALCLISLGKYMHAYTVLKVVARLSSHKVVPCLLAARLCYEQFSRVMEGIEWSQKALQRETASPQGMQSRCHLYIGIGQSILSANTTIKLDKIKYTDAAMDCFQKAQQCDPNDHLAEYYLAHEYAMNRQINEAMIHVKIALNLRAEHIPSLHLLVLLLSANKQYSEALHLINSVLEEYPDNLNFLYVKAHLELRSISGEVALFTIKQMFSLWKSLFEDQTNINCNEQHSEKRSEIRSVCQFFASEMSDKDSSSMHAQSLAASRVEQALSEVASSLSSFTPKPGPQRAWVLQLQVWLLLAEVFLAMDQPNGAILSLQEASNIFPLSHHIMYTRGLLHEYKLEYTEAKQCYQNAVTINPSHVKSLQHLGLIYHYLGNQRLAEKTLRDAAKIDPNSHQTWYNLGKVLESLGEVEAASDCMATALEVETTNPILPILSIPLTFE; encoded by the exons ATGGTAGGTCTCTGTCTGGAAAGGTTGCCTCCAAATTCTAAGTCAAAATTTAGAATAGCAGAATGGCAAGTGGAGATGATAAAATGTTTTGTTATTGCGGGAGACTTGACTCTTGTATACCTACAAGAACAAGATAAAATTGCAATGCAACAGCAGAATGGATCTGTTACtgtaaatagtaataatatag gaTTATATACTACACAAACTTCTGTTTGTGCTACAAAGCAAATTGGTCCAATTTTAGAAACAGCATTGCAACGATCACCTTTGTTATATCTTCAGACTGGCGATGTACAAACTGCAATTTCTCGTTAtag AGAAATTTTGTCTGCTGTGGAGACCACAGCAACGCAAAACTTGAGAGTAAAAATGACTAAACAGTTAGCTGAAGTATTGTTGCGTAAGATATGTAGTGCCGACTACAATCTTCCTGGAGGAGTAATTGACACAACTG attcACCATGGAAACCAAAGAGATATGTAGGACTTAATATGTTCCTTCcaaaaaatgaatatgaagaattaatattgttattgctcATTAGCGAAGCTATGGCAGTACGTGATGCTGTATTAAGTCAATCACCAGAATTCAAAGAAGCTAGAATACAAGCATTTGAAAATGCTACTAATATTTATGATCttcttacaattattgttgttagatGGAATCAAGTGGAACTTCTACACGag TCCTTTGAAAGAGCAATGAAATTTTCCCATGAAGAAGCACATACATGGACGCAATATGCTTTATGTTTAATAAGCTTAGGAAAATACATGCATGCTTACACAGTCTTGAAAGTTGTAGCTAGATTGTCATCACATAAAGTTGTGCCTTGTTTACTGGCTGCAAGATTGTGTTATGAACAATTTAGTAGG GTAATGGAAGGTATTGAATGGAGTCAGAAAGCATTGCAGAGGGAAACTGCAAGTCCTCAAGGAATGCAATCTAGGTGTCATTTGTATATTGGTATTGGCCAAAGCATACTATCTGCAAATACCACTATCAAATTggacaaaataaaatacactGATGCTGCTATGGATTGTTTTCAAAA aGCACAACAATGTGATCCAAATGATCATTTAGCAGAATATTACTTGGCACATGAATATGCAATGAATAGACAAATAAACGAAGCTATGATTCACGTTAAAATAGCATTAAACTTAAGGGCAGAGCACATACCATCATTGCATTTATTGGTATTGCTATTATCTGCCAATAAACAATATTCAGAAGCATTACATTTGATCAATAGTGTATTAGAAGAGTATCCCGacaatttaaattttctttatgtaaAGGCACATTTAGAATTAAGAAGTATTAGTGGTGAGGTAGcattatttacgataaaacAAATGTTTTCACTTTGGAAAAGTTTATTTGAAGatcaaacaaatattaattgtaacgAACAACACAGTGAAAAACGTAGTGAGATTAGAAGCGTATGTCAATTTTTTGCATCAGAAATGTCTGATAAAGACTCCA gTTCAATGCATGCACAATCATTAGCTGCTTCAAGAGTAGAACAAGCTCTTTCAGAAGTAGCATCGTCACTAAGCTCTTTTACACCAAAACCTGGTCCACAAAGAGCTTGGGTTTTGCAATTACAAGTTTGGTTGTTACTTGCAGAAGTATTTTTAGCAATGGATCAACCAAATGGTGCTATTTTATCATTGCAAGAAGCCAGTAATATATTTCCATTGAGTCATCATATTATGTACACG CGTGGTTTATTACATGAATACAAATTAGAATACACAGAAGCTAAACAATGCTATCAGAATGCTGTTACGATCAATCCATCTCATGTAAAAAGTTTGCAGCActtg GGTTTAATATATCACTACTTAGGAAATCAAAGGTTAGCAGAGAAAACATTGAGAGATGCAGCTAAAATAGATCCTAATTCTCATCAGACttg gtATAACTTGGGTAAAGTACTAGAGTCTTTAGGTGAGGTAGAAGCAGCAAGCGATTGTATGGCAACAGCATTAGAAGTAGAAACAACAAATCCTATTTTGCCAATTTTGTCAATACCATTGACTTTTGAGTGA
- the LOC124432722 gene encoding tetratricopeptide repeat protein 7B isoform X1, with translation MTSKKGHTLRIESEIDRNREEGNWKKVIELAEHLKAQYPNNECLANFLCGEGRLESFLEQTPPIDSNITKAKSGLLEAKRYLLLAANEKDKQALVVLDAHLLLGKLHYAMGMYEEALYHYQQAELHTLTEKQLPSRSLRIIAESYAIKGLCLERLPPNSKSKFRIAEWQVEMIKCFVIAGDLTLVYLQEQDKIAMQQQNGSVTVNSNNIGLYTTQTSVCATKQIGPILETALQRSPLLYLQTGDVQTAISRYREILSAVETTATQNLRVKMTKQLAEVLLRKICSADYNLPGGVIDTTDSPWKPKRYVGLNMFLPKNEYEELILLLLISEAMAVRDAVLSQSPEFKEARIQAFENATNIYDLLTIIVVRWNQVELLHESFERAMKFSHEEAHTWTQYALCLISLGKYMHAYTVLKVVARLSSHKVVPCLLAARLCYEQFSRVMEGIEWSQKALQRETASPQGMQSRCHLYIGIGQSILSANTTIKLDKIKYTDAAMDCFQKAQQCDPNDHLAEYYLAHEYAMNRQINEAMIHVKIALNLRAEHIPSLHLLVLLLSANKQYSEALHLINSVLEEYPDNLNFLYVKAHLELRSISGEVALFTIKQMFSLWKSLFEDQTNINCNEQHSEKRSEIRSVCQFFASEMSDKDSSSMHAQSLAASRVEQALSEVASSLSSFTPKPGPQRAWVLQLQVWLLLAEVFLAMDQPNGAILSLQEASNIFPLSHHIMYTRGLLHEYKLEYTEAKQCYQNAVTINPSHVKSLQHLGLIYHYLGNQRLAEKTLRDAAKIDPNSHQTWYNLGKVLESLGEVEAASDCMATALEVETTNPILPILSIPLTFE, from the exons ATGACTAGTAAAAAAGGACATACTCTTAGAATTGAATCTGAAattgatagaaatagagaggaagGTAATTGGAAGAAGGTTATAGAATTGGCGGAACATCTTAAAGCACAATATCCTAATAAtg aATGTTTAGCAAATTTTCTTTGTGGAGAAGGAAGATTAGAAAGTTTTTTAGAACAAACACCACCTATAGATTCTAATATTACTAAGGCTAAAAGCGGATTGTTAGAAGCTAAAAGATATTTACTTCTTGCTGCAAATGAAAAGGATAAACAA gcATTAGTAGTATTAGATGCACATTTACTTCTCGGTAAACTTCATTATGCAATGGGGATGTATGAAGAAGCACTTTATCATTACCAACAAGCGGAATTACATACTCTAACAGAAAAACAATTACCTAGTAGAAGTCTAAGGATTATAGCAGAATCATATGCAATTAAAG GTCTCTGTCTGGAAAGGTTGCCTCCAAATTCTAAGTCAAAATTTAGAATAGCAGAATGGCAAGTGGAGATGATAAAATGTTTTGTTATTGCGGGAGACTTGACTCTTGTATACCTACAAGAACAAGATAAAATTGCAATGCAACAGCAGAATGGATCTGTTACtgtaaatagtaataatatag gaTTATATACTACACAAACTTCTGTTTGTGCTACAAAGCAAATTGGTCCAATTTTAGAAACAGCATTGCAACGATCACCTTTGTTATATCTTCAGACTGGCGATGTACAAACTGCAATTTCTCGTTAtag AGAAATTTTGTCTGCTGTGGAGACCACAGCAACGCAAAACTTGAGAGTAAAAATGACTAAACAGTTAGCTGAAGTATTGTTGCGTAAGATATGTAGTGCCGACTACAATCTTCCTGGAGGAGTAATTGACACAACTG attcACCATGGAAACCAAAGAGATATGTAGGACTTAATATGTTCCTTCcaaaaaatgaatatgaagaattaatattgttattgctcATTAGCGAAGCTATGGCAGTACGTGATGCTGTATTAAGTCAATCACCAGAATTCAAAGAAGCTAGAATACAAGCATTTGAAAATGCTACTAATATTTATGATCttcttacaattattgttgttagatGGAATCAAGTGGAACTTCTACACGag TCCTTTGAAAGAGCAATGAAATTTTCCCATGAAGAAGCACATACATGGACGCAATATGCTTTATGTTTAATAAGCTTAGGAAAATACATGCATGCTTACACAGTCTTGAAAGTTGTAGCTAGATTGTCATCACATAAAGTTGTGCCTTGTTTACTGGCTGCAAGATTGTGTTATGAACAATTTAGTAGG GTAATGGAAGGTATTGAATGGAGTCAGAAAGCATTGCAGAGGGAAACTGCAAGTCCTCAAGGAATGCAATCTAGGTGTCATTTGTATATTGGTATTGGCCAAAGCATACTATCTGCAAATACCACTATCAAATTggacaaaataaaatacactGATGCTGCTATGGATTGTTTTCAAAA aGCACAACAATGTGATCCAAATGATCATTTAGCAGAATATTACTTGGCACATGAATATGCAATGAATAGACAAATAAACGAAGCTATGATTCACGTTAAAATAGCATTAAACTTAAGGGCAGAGCACATACCATCATTGCATTTATTGGTATTGCTATTATCTGCCAATAAACAATATTCAGAAGCATTACATTTGATCAATAGTGTATTAGAAGAGTATCCCGacaatttaaattttctttatgtaaAGGCACATTTAGAATTAAGAAGTATTAGTGGTGAGGTAGcattatttacgataaaacAAATGTTTTCACTTTGGAAAAGTTTATTTGAAGatcaaacaaatattaattgtaacgAACAACACAGTGAAAAACGTAGTGAGATTAGAAGCGTATGTCAATTTTTTGCATCAGAAATGTCTGATAAAGACTCCA gTTCAATGCATGCACAATCATTAGCTGCTTCAAGAGTAGAACAAGCTCTTTCAGAAGTAGCATCGTCACTAAGCTCTTTTACACCAAAACCTGGTCCACAAAGAGCTTGGGTTTTGCAATTACAAGTTTGGTTGTTACTTGCAGAAGTATTTTTAGCAATGGATCAACCAAATGGTGCTATTTTATCATTGCAAGAAGCCAGTAATATATTTCCATTGAGTCATCATATTATGTACACG CGTGGTTTATTACATGAATACAAATTAGAATACACAGAAGCTAAACAATGCTATCAGAATGCTGTTACGATCAATCCATCTCATGTAAAAAGTTTGCAGCActtg GGTTTAATATATCACTACTTAGGAAATCAAAGGTTAGCAGAGAAAACATTGAGAGATGCAGCTAAAATAGATCCTAATTCTCATCAGACttg gtATAACTTGGGTAAAGTACTAGAGTCTTTAGGTGAGGTAGAAGCAGCAAGCGATTGTATGGCAACAGCATTAGAAGTAGAAACAACAAATCCTATTTTGCCAATTTTGTCAATACCATTGACTTTTGAGTGA